Proteins from a genomic interval of Hornefia porci:
- a CDS encoding heavy-metal-associated domain-containing protein, with amino-acid sequence MKFNVPVNTTDIVVLIIIALVFVAGVRALISFFRDPKKKPASAVKPASRLIRSGSRVALYIDGMQCGMCESHIKDAIRQAVPGAARITASHVKGEASFIIPDEISGDDLETALHRSIDPLGYRLNYMTTK; translated from the coding sequence ATGAAGTTTAATGTTCCGGTCAACACGACCGATATCGTTGTACTCATCATTATCGCCCTCGTGTTCGTCGCGGGCGTCCGCGCCCTGATCAGCTTCTTCCGGGACCCGAAGAAAAAGCCCGCATCTGCGGTGAAACCCGCGAGCCGGCTGATCCGGTCCGGCAGCCGCGTCGCTCTCTATATCGACGGAATGCAGTGCGGTATGTGTGAAAGTCATATCAAGGACGCCATCCGGCAGGCAGTTCCCGGCGCCGCAAGGATTACGGCGTCCCATGTAAAGGGGGAAGCGAGCTTCATCATCCCCGACGAAATTTCCGGCGACGATCTGGAGACGGCGCTTCACAGAAGCATCGACCCCCTCGGTTACAGACTCAACTACATGACGACAAAATAG
- a CDS encoding MBL fold metallo-hydrolase, with protein sequence MKITHIYHSGFCIELEQTVLIFDWYTGTLPELPEEKQAIVFVSHGHEDHFGDCIWSLRKRFRKLTYVIDSTAAVPPGIRDVKTVEPGGTYNIADLTVQTLRSTDQGSAFLVEAEGHKIFHAGDLNVWYWYDEPEEENLASEEDCRREYEKLAGQPVDVAFLPLDPRLREHAPRGIALFMECAGAWEIFPMHYWDRKAEAEAYLEDPRLAPFADRIHFEDSFVI encoded by the coding sequence ATGAAAATAACACATATTTATCACAGTGGTTTCTGCATCGAACTGGAGCAGACAGTTCTGATCTTTGACTGGTATACGGGGACTCTGCCGGAGCTGCCTGAGGAGAAGCAGGCGATTGTCTTTGTCTCCCACGGGCACGAGGACCATTTCGGTGACTGCATCTGGTCGCTCCGGAAGCGGTTCCGGAAACTGACTTATGTGATTGACAGTACGGCAGCCGTGCCGCCGGGGATCCGGGATGTGAAAACGGTGGAGCCGGGCGGAACGTATAACATTGCTGATCTCACCGTTCAGACGCTGCGCTCTACCGATCAGGGCTCCGCTTTTCTGGTTGAGGCAGAGGGGCACAAAATATTCCATGCGGGGGATCTGAATGTCTGGTACTGGTATGATGAGCCGGAGGAGGAGAATCTCGCCTCGGAGGAGGACTGCCGCAGAGAGTACGAAAAGCTGGCGGGACAGCCGGTCGATGTCGCTTTTCTTCCTCTGGATCCCCGCCTGCGGGAGCATGCTCCGCGAGGAATCGCTCTGTTCATGGAGTGTGCGGGAGCATGGGAGATTTTTCCGATGCATTACTGGGACAGAAAGGCGGAGGCAGAGGCGTATCTGGAGGATCCCCGGCTTGCACCCTTTGCGGATCGGATACATTTCGAGGATTCCTTTGTAATATGA
- a CDS encoding DUF3592 domain-containing protein, producing the protein MSNTNKKQQRRRDSQRIARDNMAKKRGEDPAKARRKRARAKDGGPGLSLSTFLAIMIILFVTVRATAATGPLLAATTDRLTKTPAVVSEMADGGLLSSKKVYPVFQYKVKGKTYTHKSLLATGTSGIREYKKGDRETVYFDKSKPSQAFSKMEITNKFKSISGYVGIVIIVLIVLMLISFGNRLSRRGQEVLRNRK; encoded by the coding sequence ATGTCGAACACGAATAAGAAACAGCAGCGCCGTCGGGATTCCCAGAGGATTGCCAGGGACAATATGGCGAAAAAACGCGGAGAGGATCCGGCGAAGGCAAGAAGGAAAAGAGCCAGAGCAAAGGACGGCGGACCCGGACTCAGCCTCAGTACGTTCCTGGCCATCATGATTATTCTGTTCGTGACTGTGCGGGCGACAGCGGCGACCGGCCCCCTGCTGGCCGCGACCACAGACCGGCTGACGAAAACCCCGGCAGTGGTTTCGGAAATGGCTGACGGCGGGCTCCTGTCCAGCAAGAAGGTCTATCCGGTCTTTCAGTACAAAGTAAAAGGGAAAACCTATACCCACAAATCCCTGCTGGCGACCGGCACCAGCGGAATCAGGGAATACAAAAAAGGAGACCGGGAAACGGTCTACTTCGATAAGAGCAAGCCGTCCCAGGCCTTCAGTAAAATGGAAATCACCAATAAATTCAAGAGCATAAGCGGATATGTGGGGATCGTTATCATCGTCCTGATTGTCCTGATGCTGATCAGCTTCGGGAACCGGCTGTCGCGCCGGGGTCAGGAGGTTTTGCGAAACCGGAAATAA